A stretch of Rhododendron vialii isolate Sample 1 chromosome 4a, ASM3025357v1 DNA encodes these proteins:
- the LOC131322450 gene encoding sigma factor binding protein 1, chloroplastic-like, translated as MEKLLSVHEKKGTKQAKTKKTKSVKIVYISNPMKVKTTASEFRALVQELTGRDSGKPNPTKYPEIDGSEEIIAGEDHDDAVSEVPIAEPAAREVLMKRSESHEVAFEPYDDVFVPQVFENFTGFFPSNLLC; from the coding sequence atggAAAAACTCTTGAGCGTGCACGAAAAGAAGGGAACCAAACAAGCCAAGACCAAGAAAACCAAATCAGTCAAGATTGTGTACATCTCCAACCCAATGAAGGTGAAGACCACTGCATCAGAATTCCGGGCTCTCGTTCAGGAACTCACCGGCCGAGACTCCGGTAAGCCGAACCCCACCAAGTATCCGGAGATCGACGGCTCCGAGGAGATCATTGCCGGTGAGGACCATGATGATGCGGTCTCTGAAGTACCGATAGCGGAACCAGCTGCTCGTGAAGTGCTCATGAAGAGGTCTGAGTCTCATGAAGTCGCATTTGAGCCGTACGATGATGTTTTTGTGCCTCAGGTGTTCGAGAACTTTACTGGGTTTTTCCCGTCAAACTTGTTGTGCTGA